A window of Candidatus Omnitrophota bacterium contains these coding sequences:
- the murQ gene encoding N-acetylmuramic acid 6-phosphate etherase: MTPDSQKMASLLTEQRNPHSMNIDRLSTREILELIHSEDYNAFRAVDDQIANIEKAVEWTVEAFRHKGRLIYVGAGTSGRLGVLDAAECPPTFSSPPEMVQGVIAGGWEALRRAVERAEDYPEHGAEEMRQRNVAFLDVVAGIAASSTTPFVVGALHEAHARGAKTVFITCNPNQDSVPEADAVITLTVGPEVVTGSTRMKAATATKLVLNMITTTAMIRIGKVYQNLMVDLTATNRKLEDRSRRIVASLTDLSYEEADELVRKANGRLKTALVMHYCGIEREEAEKCILEKKGRIQDIPAIHSQVENNARR; the protein is encoded by the coding sequence ATGACCCCCGATTCGCAAAAGATGGCCTCCCTGCTTACGGAGCAGCGGAATCCCCATTCCATGAATATCGACCGCCTCTCCACGCGGGAGATTTTGGAGTTGATCCACTCGGAAGATTACAACGCTTTCCGCGCGGTAGACGATCAAATTGCAAATATCGAAAAAGCGGTGGAATGGACCGTAGAAGCGTTTCGCCATAAGGGACGCTTGATCTACGTAGGCGCCGGAACCAGCGGACGGTTAGGCGTTTTGGACGCCGCCGAATGCCCTCCCACGTTTTCGTCGCCGCCGGAGATGGTGCAGGGAGTCATTGCGGGGGGTTGGGAGGCCTTGCGGCGGGCGGTGGAAAGAGCGGAGGATTATCCCGAACATGGCGCGGAGGAGATGCGCCAACGAAACGTCGCTTTCTTAGATGTAGTGGCGGGTATTGCGGCTTCCAGCACTACGCCTTTCGTCGTCGGCGCGCTGCATGAAGCTCATGCGCGAGGCGCGAAAACCGTCTTTATCACTTGCAATCCCAACCAGGATTCCGTCCCGGAAGCGGACGCCGTCATCACCCTGACCGTTGGGCCTGAAGTAGTTACCGGCTCGACGCGGATGAAAGCGGCGACGGCGACGAAATTGGTATTGAACATGATTACGACGACGGCCATGATTCGAATTGGAAAGGTCTATCAAAACTTGATGGTGGACCTTACAGCCACCAACCGCAAGTTGGAAGACCGCTCGCGCCGAATCGTCGCCTCTCTGACGGATTTATCATATGAAGAAGCGGATGAGCTGGTTAGAAAAGCCAATGGACGATTGAAAACGGCGTTAGTCATGCATTATTGCGGAATAGAGCGCGAAGAGGCGGAAAAATGCATCCTGGAAAAAAAGGGAAGAATTCAGGATATCCCCGCCATTCATTCTCAGGTTGAGAATAACGCCCGGAGATAA
- a CDS encoding Rne/Rng family ribonuclease: MQRRIIVSSDDYEIRVAIVENSKLAEYYFERHNEQRIVGNIYKGVVTSIIPGIEAAFVDIGLPRNAFLYVNDLYPQIDEFGYFTDEENGFEEGEEEIVETELPPLNIRDMLKEQQQILVQLHKEPIGAKGSRITTNISLPGRYLVLLPSTKHIGISRRIEEPEERNRLKEMVSQMLPENMGAIVRTAGKEMGKDEFGKDLQFLLAEWEKIQKRSEKAAAPAKIHQNPGMVFLIIRDLIADGIDEIVVDEPKLYTEIVEFIKEQQPHPVHRINYYDEAAPVFRAYGVESEIEGLRSKKVWLHCGGYIIIDETEAMTVIDVNTGRYVGKHNLEETVFQANLESAAEIARQLRLRDIGGIIIIDFIDMRSKEHQQHLIEHFETHLKRDRSRAHLFPLTELGLLQMTRKRVRKSLNKALTQPCYYCKRDGHILSNESMIIRIFRTFEEICKEEGAHSVALKVHPRLAAKINEERKEQIEVLIKRYGTDLKILPSADVHFEQIIEEIA; encoded by the coding sequence ATGCAAAGGCGAATAATTGTCAGTTCCGATGATTATGAAATCCGGGTCGCAATCGTCGAAAATTCGAAATTGGCGGAGTATTATTTCGAGAGGCATAACGAGCAACGCATTGTCGGCAATATTTACAAAGGGGTTGTGACTTCCATCATTCCCGGCATCGAAGCCGCTTTTGTGGATATCGGATTGCCCCGCAATGCGTTTCTCTATGTCAACGATCTCTATCCCCAAATCGACGAATTCGGTTATTTCACCGATGAGGAGAATGGTTTCGAAGAAGGCGAGGAAGAAATCGTAGAGACGGAATTGCCGCCGCTCAATATCCGCGACATGCTGAAAGAGCAGCAACAAATCCTGGTACAGTTGCACAAGGAGCCGATCGGGGCCAAAGGCAGCCGCATCACGACCAATATTTCCCTGCCGGGGCGCTACCTGGTGCTGCTTCCTTCCACGAAACACATCGGCATATCCCGCCGGATCGAAGAGCCGGAAGAACGCAACCGCTTGAAAGAAATGGTTTCCCAAATGCTGCCGGAGAATATGGGCGCCATCGTGCGCACGGCGGGAAAAGAGATGGGGAAGGACGAGTTCGGCAAAGACTTGCAATTTCTGTTGGCCGAATGGGAAAAAATTCAGAAAAGAAGCGAGAAAGCGGCCGCTCCCGCCAAAATCCATCAGAATCCGGGCATGGTTTTTTTGATTATCCGCGATTTGATCGCCGACGGCATTGACGAGATCGTCGTCGACGAGCCGAAACTCTATACGGAAATAGTAGAATTCATCAAAGAACAACAGCCGCATCCAGTTCACCGCATCAATTACTACGACGAAGCGGCGCCGGTTTTCCGCGCTTATGGCGTGGAATCCGAAATCGAAGGATTGCGCAGCAAGAAAGTATGGCTGCATTGCGGCGGGTACATCATCATCGACGAGACGGAAGCGATGACCGTCATCGACGTGAATACGGGGCGTTACGTTGGCAAGCATAATCTGGAAGAAACTGTCTTTCAGGCCAACTTGGAATCGGCCGCCGAGATCGCGCGGCAACTGCGGCTGCGCGACATCGGGGGGATCATCATCATCGATTTCATCGATATGCGCTCCAAGGAGCATCAGCAACACCTGATCGAGCATTTCGAAACCCACTTGAAGCGCGACCGTTCCCGCGCCCATCTGTTCCCGCTGACGGAATTGGGATTATTGCAAATGACGCGCAAGCGGGTGCGCAAGAGTTTAAACAAAGCGCTGACGCAGCCGTGTTATTACTGCAAGCGGGATGGGCATATCCTTTCCAACGAATCCATGATTATCCGGATTTTCCGCACCTTCGAAGAGATCTGCAAGGAAGAAGGCGCGCATAGCGTCGCCTTGAAAGTCCATCCCCGCCTGGCCGCGAAAATCAACGAAGAACGGAAAGAGCAAATCGAAGTTCTCATCAAGCGATACGGCACGGATTTGAAAATTCTCCCCAGCGCCGACGTTCACTTCGAGCAAATCATCGAGGAAATTGCATGA
- a CDS encoding TIGR03960 family B12-binding radical SAM protein: MTDLLSIQKPVRYIGGEWNAVRFKPEARLRIAISYPDVYEVGMSFLGLQILYGLLNEQPYIHCERVFAPWPDMEEAMRKSQELLSSLDSETPLKQMHIVGFSLQHEMLYTNVLAMLDLAGIPLNASERGESDPLILAGGPCAFNPMPMADFIDAFVIGEGEDVVLDICHSVDALRNSGAKRTEIVEKLGEIEGVFVPSLYERGMNRLGDIFPLTPKMAGIPDIVRKRIVADYEHSYYPSRPVFPITQTTHHRMALELMRGCAGGCRFCQAGYTSRPVRERSAQRIMNDAREGLKRSGFNELGLLSLSTADYTPLPALCGALIREYHPQRVALSLPSLRIDKLPPNVTAEIGKIRATGLTFAPEAGTERLRRAINKSFSDEEIYATVRESVTANQSTVKFYFMIGLPTETDEDIDGIADLVLNIKRLLQEMGRRRTAIHVALSPFVPKPHTAYQWQGQISQTEIERRVNLIASRLKPHRIKLNWHDPNRSRLEAAMARGDSRLGGVIRCAYENGARFDEWSDFFDIQRWEEAFRSQGLSLSEYAAKTYEKDDVLPWQAVSSRVDPRYLWREWEKTLRGVESRHCGQEECRVCRVCDGETIVTIHAPNEEAAVLEESPKAAGQGCRYRLCFRKTGRLIYASHHDLMILFDSLLRRAGIPLAYSEGFHPHPKIVFASALPVGMESLREYVDITTVEYYDPSTLKDRLNANCPAGIQFEAAVQLDANAKKISAAVHAFHFGVRLSHPEMDAEKNELIECALRDKELIKILRLEEIELSRVNQNECLLKYVCPVDGGKYVKPEAAIEVLRRVLDLPLKIVKATRLDMYDRSGDGMLRPLILKYGD; the protein is encoded by the coding sequence ATGACTGATCTTCTTTCCATACAAAAGCCTGTGCGCTATATCGGGGGCGAGTGGAACGCGGTTCGTTTCAAGCCGGAAGCGCGGTTGCGCATCGCTATCTCTTACCCAGATGTATACGAGGTGGGCATGTCCTTCCTCGGCTTGCAAATTCTCTATGGATTATTAAACGAGCAGCCGTATATCCATTGTGAAAGGGTATTTGCGCCTTGGCCGGATATGGAAGAGGCCATGCGGAAATCGCAGGAGCTTTTGTCTTCGCTGGATAGCGAAACGCCGCTGAAACAAATGCACATTGTGGGTTTTTCGTTGCAACATGAAATGCTTTACACGAATGTGCTGGCCATGCTGGATCTGGCAGGCATCCCTTTAAATGCTTCCGAACGCGGCGAGAGCGATCCGCTGATTTTGGCGGGGGGGCCTTGCGCTTTCAATCCTATGCCCATGGCGGACTTTATTGACGCTTTCGTCATCGGCGAGGGGGAGGATGTTGTTTTAGATATCTGCCATAGCGTGGATGCGCTTCGCAACAGCGGCGCCAAGCGTACGGAAATAGTGGAAAAACTGGGGGAGATCGAGGGCGTCTTCGTCCCGTCGCTCTATGAACGGGGAATGAACCGGCTGGGGGATATTTTTCCGCTAACGCCGAAAATGGCCGGAATCCCTGATATAGTAAGGAAACGGATCGTCGCCGATTATGAACATTCTTACTATCCCTCGCGGCCCGTTTTCCCTATTACGCAGACGACGCATCACCGGATGGCGCTGGAATTGATGAGGGGCTGCGCAGGGGGATGCCGTTTTTGCCAGGCGGGGTATACCAGCCGTCCGGTGCGCGAGCGTTCGGCGCAGAGGATCATGAACGACGCGCGGGAGGGATTGAAGCGATCGGGTTTCAACGAGCTGGGGCTATTGTCGTTGTCTACGGCGGATTATACGCCGCTGCCCGCGCTGTGCGGCGCTTTGATCCGGGAATACCATCCGCAGCGGGTTGCTCTTTCTCTGCCTTCGCTGCGCATCGATAAACTGCCGCCGAACGTAACGGCGGAGATTGGGAAAATCCGCGCCACCGGCCTAACCTTCGCGCCGGAGGCGGGAACGGAACGATTGCGGCGCGCGATCAATAAATCGTTCAGTGACGAAGAGATTTACGCCACAGTGCGCGAATCGGTTACAGCCAATCAATCGACGGTCAAATTTTACTTCATGATCGGACTGCCGACGGAAACCGATGAGGACATAGATGGCATTGCCGATTTGGTTTTAAACATTAAGCGCCTATTGCAAGAGATGGGACGCAGACGAACCGCTATCCATGTCGCCTTGTCGCCCTTCGTTCCCAAACCGCATACCGCCTACCAATGGCAGGGGCAGATTTCTCAAACGGAGATAGAAAGAAGAGTGAATTTGATCGCATCGCGCCTCAAGCCGCATCGGATCAAGCTCAACTGGCACGATCCTAATAGGAGCCGGTTGGAAGCGGCGATGGCGCGGGGAGACTCCCGGCTGGGCGGCGTTATCCGCTGCGCTTACGAAAATGGGGCGCGGTTTGACGAGTGGAGCGACTTTTTCGATATCCAGCGCTGGGAGGAGGCTTTTCGCTCGCAGGGGCTTTCCTTGAGCGAATACGCCGCCAAAACGTATGAAAAAGATGACGTCCTGCCATGGCAAGCCGTTTCCTCGCGGGTCGATCCCCGCTATTTATGGCGCGAGTGGGAAAAGACGCTGCGGGGCGTAGAGTCGCGCCACTGCGGGCAGGAAGAGTGCCGGGTATGCCGCGTCTGCGATGGGGAGACGATCGTTACCATTCATGCGCCTAATGAAGAAGCCGCCGTTTTAGAGGAATCGCCAAAAGCGGCGGGCCAAGGCTGTCGATACCGATTATGCTTCCGTAAAACCGGACGGCTGATTTACGCTTCGCATCACGACTTGATGATTTTGTTCGACTCGCTGTTGCGGCGGGCGGGCATTCCATTGGCGTATTCGGAGGGATTTCATCCTCACCCCAAAATCGTCTTCGCTTCGGCGCTGCCGGTGGGGATGGAGAGTTTGCGCGAATATGTCGATATTACGACTGTGGAATATTACGATCCATCGACTCTGAAAGATCGTCTCAACGCCAATTGTCCGGCGGGAATTCAATTCGAAGCGGCGGTACAGCTTGACGCCAACGCCAAGAAGATCAGCGCCGCCGTTCATGCGTTCCATTTCGGCGTGCGGTTATCTCATCCCGAAATGGATGCGGAAAAGAACGAATTAATCGAATGCGCTCTGCGCGATAAGGAATTGATTAAGATTTTACGTCTGGAAGAGATCGAGCTTTCGCGGGTGAATCAAAACGAATGCCTATTGAAATACGTTTGTCCCGTAGATGGAGGAAAATACGTCAAGCCGGAAGCCGCCATCGAGGTTTTGCGCCGAGTCCTTGATCTTCCATTGAAAATCGTCAAAGCTACTCGCTTGGATATGTACGATCGAAGCGGAGACGGGATGTTGAGGCCGTTGATTCTTAAATACGGCGATTAG
- a CDS encoding serine hydrolase domain-containing protein produces MMRKSPWIAVFCSAVLALAGFAIMMPSAVHAASNVLDYRSFPSPWQAKIDALSNEGKIPGAVVIVKSPDWGVRVGTTGKANIAENIPQAPDMQFRIGSVSKSLTAMIALQLEQEGLIRLDDLVSKYLGETILTHNADKVTIQHCLQMTSGLPEYLNDKNILMTPDLYPTKAWTPQDLVDSMNTMAVVFNPGDTYPNPYETAIYQTPADQASKIPYWWYTNSGLTLVGMIIEKVTGHTMAEEVKSRICDKLGLDDTYFATDETIPSNMIHGYSRANSLQVPTYEDWQDVTNVNPSYAWAAGAVISTPWDMLRYLEALFNSEELLNKGTQKKWKTFVSADLKWFNTDYGVGGLIQAHQAYGDCRGHGGAFPGYHTLIYNFKDSEASIVISTNTWDGSYEVVLLDSVMPLALNAPCEPAPKNNAANVTIDGNGGALLKWQPGRYYGETYNIYVGTNADEVDKASAVTSSVKQYTSSILSAAVDSLQKETQYYWRVDAVTKNNGTIQGPLWSFSTGSTANVTVADNAASLVDLSNSQDKDADAERALAVKWNLTDADAKAYHVYVSVDGGAYQYLGQAASTSDTYYEWKSGYQKFQNPTFQNGPQFGHKYAFKVYVLTASGSPVYSGPYANTGPVEFLSN; encoded by the coding sequence ATGATGCGAAAAAGCCCATGGATTGCCGTCTTTTGCAGCGCCGTCCTCGCGCTGGCGGGATTCGCGATCATGATGCCCAGCGCCGTTCATGCGGCGTCGAACGTCCTGGATTACAGATCGTTTCCCTCTCCCTGGCAAGCCAAGATCGACGCGCTCTCGAACGAAGGAAAAATTCCCGGCGCCGTCGTGATCGTTAAATCGCCGGACTGGGGCGTTCGCGTTGGAACGACGGGTAAAGCGAATATCGCGGAGAATATTCCGCAAGCGCCCGATATGCAATTCCGCATCGGCAGCGTATCGAAATCTTTAACTGCCATGATCGCCCTTCAATTGGAACAGGAAGGATTGATCCGGCTGGACGATTTGGTATCGAAATATCTAGGCGAAACCATTTTGACGCATAACGCCGACAAGGTTACGATTCAACACTGTCTGCAAATGACTTCCGGCCTGCCCGAATATCTCAACGATAAAAACATCCTCATGACGCCGGACCTCTACCCCACCAAGGCGTGGACTCCTCAAGATCTTGTGGACAGCATGAATACGATGGCAGTCGTCTTCAATCCGGGCGATACCTATCCCAATCCCTACGAAACCGCCATATATCAAACGCCCGCCGATCAAGCTTCTAAAATTCCTTACTGGTGGTATACCAATTCCGGCTTGACTCTCGTGGGTATGATCATCGAAAAAGTGACGGGGCATACGATGGCGGAAGAAGTCAAGTCGCGCATCTGCGACAAACTCGGCCTCGACGACACCTATTTCGCCACGGACGAAACGATACCCAGCAATATGATCCACGGCTACAGCCGCGCCAATTCGCTTCAGGTTCCCACTTATGAAGATTGGCAAGACGTCACCAACGTCAATCCATCCTACGCCTGGGCGGCGGGCGCCGTCATTTCCACGCCGTGGGATATGCTGCGTTACTTGGAAGCGCTCTTCAACAGCGAAGAACTTCTCAATAAAGGTACGCAGAAAAAATGGAAGACGTTCGTCTCCGCCGATCTGAAATGGTTTAACACGGATTACGGCGTCGGCGGACTCATCCAAGCCCATCAGGCTTACGGCGACTGCCGCGGCCACGGCGGCGCATTCCCCGGCTACCATACTCTGATCTATAATTTCAAAGACTCCGAGGCGTCCATCGTCATCAGCACCAACACCTGGGACGGCAGTTACGAAGTCGTTCTGCTGGACAGCGTCATGCCTTTGGCTCTCAACGCTCCCTGCGAACCCGCGCCCAAGAATAACGCGGCCAACGTAACCATCGACGGCAATGGCGGCGCCCTTCTGAAATGGCAGCCGGGCCGATACTACGGCGAAACCTACAATATTTACGTAGGAACCAACGCCGACGAAGTGGATAAAGCCTCCGCTGTTACTTCGTCCGTAAAGCAATATACATCCTCAATCCTCAGCGCCGCTGTGGATAGTCTGCAAAAAGAGACGCAATATTATTGGCGCGTCGACGCCGTGACGAAAAACAACGGAACGATCCAAGGCCCGCTGTGGTCCTTCAGCACCGGTTCGACCGCAAACGTAACGGTTGCGGACAACGCCGCTTCCTTGGTCGATCTCAGCAATAGCCAGGATAAAGACGCCGACGCCGAACGCGCTTTGGCGGTCAAATGGAACTTGACGGATGCGGACGCGAAAGCCTATCACGTCTACGTTTCCGTGGACGGCGGCGCCTATCAGTATTTAGGCCAGGCGGCCAGCACGTCGGATACGTATTACGAATGGAAATCCGGCTACCAGAAATTTCAAAACCCCACTTTTCAAAACGGTCCGCAATTCGGCCATAAATACGCATTCAAAGTGTATGTGTTAACAGCCAGCGGCTCCCCCGTTTACTCCGGCCCTTACGCCAATACGGGTCCCGTGGAGTTCTTATCGAACTAA